In the genome of Pelmatolapia mariae isolate MD_Pm_ZW unplaced genomic scaffold, Pm_UMD_F_2 NODE_ptg000854l+_length_25162_cov_1, whole genome shotgun sequence, the window TTTGtaacaaaaatcagttttgtccagttttcctgtaaaaagctgaactctaatctaagaggactgttactgacaggaaacagctgcattatctgcagtctgtgtgatcacagctgcttcaatGACTTccatcatgtttgtgtctgcagaggtcagaggtcacagtctgcagggtccagctgtccgtctgtgaggagtgaccggtCCAAAGATCACCCTCCAGAGTTCAGTGctgaacctggaccaacgaggtcagagacCTGTGATGTTTTCCTGGATAAATAtgacctgaaacatcctcagattgttacaaagattcattaaaaagaaaacaatgaaagagaaaaatgttagacttggtcatttgctgtttgaggacagtgatgctcatatctgtggggaaagtgttactgagtgggttcatgtttgtctttaaagaacagagctgctctgattctcatgtctttgtgtctgatctgttaaacagtctgagaggtcacaaagagacccagcagctaaagcctggATCATACTGGCTGCTGTTAATGAGACTCCATCAGGACAACACTGAACCACACTGGTGTTCAtggaaatcaataaataaattcagtgcAACTTTACACTGTATTACCAAAGGACTGActcgtctgccttcacacacatgtaaactTGAGTGACATCATATTCTGAATCCACAGCGTTTAATATGATGTCAACCAAGAGTTCAACATATAACAGCTTAAACTGTTCTAAAAAGGCTTTTCACAGGTTTAtgagtgtttatgggaatttttaaCGGTTCTTTCAGAAGCACATATGTGAGGTCAGACACAGGGAAGCAGCAAAAGTGACTGAACACAGCTTTTAGAGGctaaattcatattttaatagtGAAAGTggcttcatttgtgtgtgtgtgtgtccatggttcctccacagagtggaccagcagagttcagaggttcccagtgatcagtctgcccagcagcatcaaacacagctggactccatatttatggtctgtacatgtacaacaactacttttattattaatattaataataatacatttatttataggtCCCTTTCAGAACACCAAGGACTCTGTGGACtaaatgaccaaaagaaaacaaactttgaaaTCAGACGGTGCAAATGTCATCACAGGGAAACGTTTTAAACATCGAGGctttaaacaaaaaccaaagtgaAACAGTTTGTAGTCGAGATCAGTGGGAATGAAGCTGAATAACTACTGTTTCTTCAATAACTTTgagaaataaatgacaaatatgaTGGAAATTAGGAGCATTAGCACTTACTAATGATGTGAGTTGACACTCGACTGTATTGAGACGACCACATTAGGTGGTCCTCAACTATAATGGAAACCAGTCGATCCAGTCCAGTCGTGGCGACCTGTGGTGAGTCGATCTGAGCAGCTAGACACACCTCCATAAAGCCTGCAGagcacttaaaaaagaaaaactagctGAAAGTCTGGCTTCTCTTATGAAAAGTACAGAGAAATTATGGGTCACTCAACACTTGTGCACAATATAAGAGTTTAAATAAATCTAAAGAATAACtcaaaaataactcaaaaataaaatcatctaCAGCTCATGAAAATAGTAGAGAAAGTAAACCCCATGGGAAGGAGGGAGGACTCTCAGCGGCTGACTTCCAgctcatattcagacatttGACTTCTCACTGAAAGCAGCAAGTTTGAGTGGCTGTACCTTAATTAGAAGAGATAACATGTCAATAGTAATTAGAGTTGATTGAGCAATGCTGTCCTTCTAATGTAGTTTatgatttttatacattttttttggaCAAGTCCAGTTTTTCTGTAGAGCCTCTCAAGTTGGTGACAGCAGTAGTTGAAGTTCACGTGTAAACCAGAGCAGCAGATCAGGTCCAAATGTGTTCACAGTGAGTGGGATCATCAGTATGCTGCTATGTTAACATCCTGCAGCAGGATTTGTTTGGTCAGAGAATGGATAGTTCACTAAGTCATTGTTGAGTTTAGGGGGATGGTAGtgttaagaaataaatatatattattaatgtttatttgctgattatattattttatgtattttagtaATGAAGGCTTTTAAAGCAAGGCCACTTTTGACTCACAAactaagtgctcagccagactgaaaaaaagggaagtCCGTGTGcagcatattaataaatacaggAAGCTAGACAGAAAAAGGAAGCTACTGACATATAAGGAGTTGTTTGTATCGAAACTGTGTGACGTGCTGCAAAATATATAGCGAGACGGGGTGCTGATGCCCCAGACTTGAGCTGGCGTTTCTGTGTGTGCTCAATCTCCATTTTccggaaaatgtaaaattaaagatCATCTTTTGAGTTAGACCACTTTGAGCCGTGTCTTTCTTTGCCGTTAAAGAATAcaaagaactgaatttaataGTAGACAGTTGGAGTAGGTAGGTTCAGCCAGTTGACACACAGTAGATAAAAAATAACTGAAGGCAGGAGCAGACACCTGTATGACTTTCCACCTCTCACATAGATTATTGTCCCTGGGCAGTGCCACAGGGCTGGTAGATGTAAACAAACCTGGAAGAGTGGATTTATTCAACTGAGAAAAGTCACAGAGTTGTGTCTtgatgctcagtcatccaggtttccaaccttataaacaggacatttgtataatgactgagaatagcaccactgaaggaacaatgggctgggaggtcagttcatTGATCATTGGTACGCATATTGTCAGGACCATTGATCAataaccactgatcaatggccatgagtcccattgacagagagttggggaatggctgcaatcacagcgttgtaagatggtgacagatgtacccttaggccccctcctcgattcagagatggtctttcccttttcacataaatggcctccttgactcccgcgctcaaaccagcgttcacatttactcaggaccttcttgatgtgatgttcttctgcttccctggctgctgtgtctgtggggatggtgtttgctctgtgttgtagcgtcctgatgacgtccggtttatgctccagtggatgatgagagtcaaaccttaaatactgatctgtATGCGTAAACAGAGTGAACCTTTAAGACCAGTTGTCTGGACGATCATCTCGGTCACCTGTagcatctccaagtttctgggcTTCGATTCTCAGCCTGTTTGTAgttcagctctgaacaccaatgaaatgtttctcccactgaaatcaCTGCATTCATATGAACACAATCAACGTTTTGGGATCATGGAGTTGTGGAGAATGTCTCAGTTAATCAGATAAAGTCAAACTTACAATTGGTGAAGAGATCGTGGATGATATGCTCCTTGATCGTAAAGAAGTGGATGTTTTAGACTGAAGTTCAGAGTGGTGGGTCattcataaagtattctgttccagctgctggaggacaacatcatcacttttgtgaagaacgagctgaagaagattcAGAAGGCTCTGAATCCAAATAAGCCCCAGTGTTTGGAGTttcagaggagcagcagcagcgaggcatttgtgaagatcacagtggacttcctgaggagaatgaagcaggaggagctggctgaccgtctgcagagcagtaagaggatttATCTAATGATTTAAACTTTTGGATAAACGAGACACTTGTGACACCAGTGTGTTCAGTCATTTCTCAGTGGGTCAGAAAATTGTCATCAGCATTTTCTAAAATATGATTGTtgaagttgtatttttattattgttattcagAACTTCCAGCTGCAGTTTGTCATCGTAACCTTaaatctgagctgaagaagaagttccagtgtgtgtttgaggggatcgctaaagcaggaaacccaacccttctgaatcagatctacacagagctctacatcacagagggagggactgcagaggtcaatgatgaacatgaggtcagacagattgaaacagcatccaggaaaccagacagaccagaaacaacaatcagacaagaagacatctttaaagcctcacctggaagagatgaaccaatcagaacagtgctgacaaagggagtggctggcattgagAAAACagcttaacacagaaatacaccctggactgggctgaagacaaagccaaccaggacatccagttcatatttccattcactttcagagagctgaatgtgctgaaagatgaaaagttcagcttggtggaacttgttcatcacttctttactgaaaccaaagaagctggaatctgcagctttgaagacttccaggttgtgttcatctttgatggtctggatgagtgccgacttcctctggacttccacaaaactacagtCCTAACTGACCCTACAAAGTCCCACCTCAGTGgaatgtgctgctgataaacctcatcagggggaacctgcttccctctgctcacctctggataaccacacgacctgcagcagccaatcagatccccgCTGACTGTGttgacatggtgacagaggtcagagggttcactgacccacagaagaggagtacttcaggaagagattcggagatgaggagcaggccagcaggatcatctgccacatcaagacatcacgaagcctccacatcatgtgccacatcccagtcttctgctggatcactgctacagttctggaggatgtgctggaaaccagagagggaggacagctgcccaagaccctgactgagatgtacatccacttcttGGTGGTTCAGCCAAAGTgaaagaaggtcaagtatgatggaggagctgagacagatccacactggagtccagggagagcaggaagatgattgagtctctgggaaaactggcttttgatcagctgcagaaaggaaacctgatcttctatgaatcagacctgacagactgtggcatcgatatcagagcagcctcagtgtactccaGGAGTGTTcgcacagatctttaaagaggagagaggactgtaccaggacaaggtgttctgcttcatccatctgagtgttcaggagtttctggctgctcttcatgtccatctgaccttcatcaactctggagtcaatctgctggaagaacaaaTGACCTTCATATGGtctaaattaattaaaaagaaaaagagtttaAAATCTTTCCACCAGACTGCTGTGAACCAAGACCTTAAAGAGTCCAAATGGGAAAGCTGGACTTGTTCCttcgcttcctcctgggtctttcactgcagaccaatcagactctcctacgaggcctgctgacacagacaggaggtAGCTCAGAGACCAATCAGGAAACTgtccagtacatcaagaagaagtTCAGtaagaatctgtctgcagagaaaagcatcaatctgttcccactgtctgaatgaactgaatgatcgttctctagtggaggagatccaacagtccctgagatcaggaagtctctccacagataaactgtctcccTGCTCagggtcagctctggtcttcatcttactgtcatcagaaaaaaatCTGGATGTTGTTGACCtgcagaaatactctgcttcagaggaggctcttctgaggctgctgccagtggtcaaagcctccaacaaagctctgtgagtAAATATGTGATCAGTCTTTTATTTATATCATAAACAGTGTAATGTGTGATGGCCGcttaaaaacttaaacatatttatttaaatgattatCAGCACTAAATCaagtacattttatttaatgtttgatAGCAGCAGTAAATGTCAGTGTCTTAAACATTTCTGGGTGTCAGCTTTTATCAAAGTCATATCCAGAATCATCctgtaagtaaaatttatttatacagcagttTTCACAGGtcaaaaaccacaaagtgctttacaatagaAACAGGcaataaaaaacacagaagataaaaacattaaacagcaAACACTGAACATCATACAGCCTAAAACTAGTTAAAGGCCACTCTGAATACTAGAGTCTGAATAAATTAGTTAGTGGGACCAGTAACAGCCTTTGACTGGAAGATCTCAGACTGTGAGAAGAGCTGTAGGTTTGTAAATTTCAGAATATAGGCTGGGACTTGACCACACAAGCTCCTAAAAGTAAggactaaaattttaaaatgagttCTAAAATGAACTGACTGGCAGTATAAAGAGATTAACCTGAAGTAATGTgcagtagagcagggcgatatggccaaaaatatttatcacgatatatatctgataacgatataactgactaTATAATTTCTGCAAGACAAAatactccacaactttactagcgcaaaaaacccccatccatttattttcacttaaacaagaagctgtttttatgtgcattaaagctatataaacatttaacagtgcaaatgcaaatttcttgctgaaagtttaaccaaaaggcatttccagtagaaatggggtgagatatcctgagcataaccatgtataatatccactgaagttaaaaagaggtgctttgcaacattaaactgcagtgtgccaaataaaaaagtcaaatacgtatttctcggaccataaggtgcacgggattataaggcacattaagcgaaacaaagcagtcagataaatcaaactttattcaactcattcttctcgtttcctccacttctgtaccattgattcattaatgctgtattctatcacagctgctccattcccatgttgttgcagtatattaatgactaacctcgtattgtggatggattatctcagttgttctcctgactgaagtttggtccgtttacagcatcctgccatgcgattgcatttgtctctaaccactcaggaaccttcacgttacttttatcgagtgggaaaagtgttagcattcatcctgcagcttcactgtttatgtttgctaacatagctgtgtcgctaacgatcacgtagcacatcattatataccagctagcccaacttcagtaaccctacaaacgtcactgctgtttagttttctgtcttcatttatgttggaagtgatagcagagctgtacgtttgaactTTTTCAGAaactctcagtcagaacatgctatatcatgtttaggtaactagcgaaactagcgagctaacttccgctaacttcctgctaacttctaactccgttaaatgtaataaattctgttttcatgaatgcctggatgttaaacttcatagttacacctggtaaagcaccAGTGCTGAtctttttattaaagatgaaagaatttagacagtttaaactctcagtgatgctgcagtgttcatttgactttgggacctgaagttgacggagtttaggacccagattacccccagatttacgagcaccttagtcccACAAAATACGGCAATAATGACGGCCCGcgtgcatgttctacaaaaaaactgtgctttattgtgtatctgacggacaaacaccaaaccagtgaagttgcaccatttttacaaaccaattctggttcatccgtttcactcaacaatccgctttccccttctcattctccgttgccgccttgctttttcggccatgtgcgtatgaaaataAAGGCACTGCACATgggcgttttacccatattctatcgcgatatttcattttcttatcgttgcctaccattgtaccggtattaccgtgaatggtattaatatggcccagccctaaggTGCAGTGTATTTCATGTTGCTGGTTGAAAGCTTAGCAGCATCATTC includes:
- the LOC134623718 gene encoding NACHT, LRR and PYD domains-containing protein 3-like codes for the protein MLLEDNIITFVKNELKKIQKALNPNKPQCLEFQRSSSSEAFVKITVDFLRRMKQEELADRLQSKLPAAVCHRNLKSELKKKFQCVFEGIAKAGNPTLLNQIYTELYITEGGTAEVNDEHEVRQIETASRKPDRPETTIRQEDIFKASPGRDEPIRTVLTKGVAGIEKTA